A genome region from Akkermansiaceae bacterium includes the following:
- a CDS encoding saccharopine dehydrogenase family protein produces MHKVLIIGAGGVGSVVAHKCAMLPEVFGEITLASRTLSKCDDIAASVKARTGRDIITAKVDADNSDETAALIAKTGAKLLINVALPYQDLNLMDACLKAGIHYMDTANYEPLDVAKFEYSWQWAYQEKFEKAGLSALLGSGFDPGVTNVFTAWALKHHFDEIHTLDIIDVNGGDHGRAFATNFNPEINIREVTAECRHWEDGKFVETAPMSKHQPFTCPDGVGTYEIYRMYHEELESLVRHIPTIKRAQFWMSFSQNYINHLQVLQNVGMTRIDEVEYNGVKIVPLQFLKAVLPNPGDLGETTKGKTCIGNVITGVKGGQPKAIYIYNICDHEKCFAEVGSQAISYTTGVPAMIGAKQMLEGGWDKPGVWNIEQHDPDAFMADLNAYGLPWQFVELSPEDAADFLVA; encoded by the coding sequence ATGCACAAAGTCCTCATCATCGGAGCCGGCGGGGTCGGAAGCGTCGTCGCCCACAAATGCGCCATGCTCCCGGAAGTATTCGGCGAGATCACCCTCGCATCCCGCACCCTTTCCAAATGCGACGATATCGCCGCATCCGTGAAAGCCCGCACCGGCCGTGACATCATCACCGCCAAGGTGGATGCCGACAACTCCGATGAAACCGCCGCCCTCATCGCAAAAACCGGAGCAAAACTCCTCATCAACGTCGCCCTCCCATACCAGGATCTCAACCTCATGGACGCTTGCCTCAAAGCAGGCATCCACTACATGGACACCGCGAACTACGAGCCGCTCGATGTCGCGAAGTTCGAGTATTCCTGGCAGTGGGCCTATCAGGAAAAGTTCGAAAAGGCCGGTCTTTCCGCGTTGCTCGGCTCGGGCTTCGATCCCGGCGTCACCAACGTCTTCACCGCCTGGGCGCTGAAGCACCATTTCGACGAGATCCACACGCTCGACATCATCGACGTGAACGGCGGAGACCACGGCCGCGCCTTCGCCACGAATTTCAACCCGGAGATCAACATCCGCGAGGTGACCGCCGAGTGCCGCCACTGGGAGGACGGGAAATTCGTCGAGACCGCCCCGATGTCCAAGCACCAGCCCTTCACCTGCCCGGACGGGGTCGGCACCTACGAGATCTACCGTATGTACCATGAGGAGCTCGAATCCCTTGTGAGGCACATCCCCACGATCAAGCGCGCCCAGTTCTGGATGAGCTTTTCGCAAAACTACATCAACCACCTGCAGGTGCTCCAGAACGTCGGCATGACCCGCATCGACGAGGTGGAATACAACGGCGTGAAAATCGTGCCCCTCCAGTTCCTCAAGGCCGTCCTGCCGAACCCCGGCGATCTCGGCGAGACCACGAAAGGCAAGACCTGCATCGGCAATGTCATCACCGGCGTGAAAGGCGGCCAGCCCAAGGCGATCTACATCTACAACATCTGCGATCACGAGAAATGCTTCGCGGAGGTCGGCTCCCAGGCGATCTCCTACACCACCGGGGTTCCGGCAATGATAGGGGCAAAGCAGATGCTCGAAGGCGGATGGGACAAGCCCGGCGTCTGGAACATCGAGCAGCACGACCCAGATGCCTTCATGGCGGATCTCAACGCCTACGGGCTCCCCTGGCAGTTTGTCGAGCTGTCACCGGAAGACGCCGCGGACTTCCTCGTCGCCTAG
- the feoB gene encoding ferrous iron transport protein B — MSEHTPSVALAGNPNSGKTTIFNALTGENQRVGNFTGVTVALKTGETYNPHGKKLKVIDLPGCYSLRADSPDEKVALDALTGRLENTAKPDLVVCVVDASNLERHLQLALQTIELGLPCVLALNMVDLAEKSGLRLDPEKLSEELGIPVVPMQADAGKGLTGLKQALRHPFPPPSEASWLHGAEDAEEQRRSFIAALCELAARRPDSAQRTFSDKLDSILLHPVLGWVAFLAVMFCVFWSIFSFASIPMDMIDGLKGSLAAWVESLMPEGDFRSLLVDGVIEGVGGVLIFLPQILLLFLFIGLLESSGYMARAAFLMDGVMAKAGLSGKAFLPLFSSYACAIPGVMATRTIGSAKERLVTIFVAPWMSCSARLPVYFLIVPLLLHEDEGTWKQALILFGVYALGTITAFIVARILRGKLGPEATASHFMLELPAYRKPQWPYILRHVLDRGWAFVRKAGTLILGLSILLWALQTYPKSESEDPAEALAHSAMGRIGEVIEPAVEPLGFDGRTGTAILTSFAAREVFVSSLAIIFSVEEAEEDEETRTRIRERIAQATWPDGRPLFTPLSIVSLLVFFIYALQCLPTTAVVARETNSWKWAAGQFVFMSGFAYVASLLVFQLGRLAGF, encoded by the coding sequence ATGTCAGAGCACACGCCCAGCGTCGCCCTCGCCGGCAATCCCAACTCCGGCAAAACCACGATCTTCAACGCCCTCACCGGAGAGAACCAACGGGTCGGGAACTTCACCGGCGTGACCGTCGCGCTGAAAACCGGGGAGACCTACAACCCCCACGGCAAGAAACTCAAGGTCATCGACCTGCCCGGCTGCTACTCGCTGCGGGCCGACTCGCCGGATGAAAAGGTCGCCCTCGACGCCCTCACCGGGAGGCTGGAAAACACCGCGAAGCCGGATCTCGTTGTCTGCGTCGTCGATGCCTCAAACCTCGAGCGCCACCTCCAGCTAGCCCTCCAGACCATCGAGCTGGGACTGCCATGCGTGCTCGCCCTGAACATGGTCGATCTGGCGGAAAAAAGCGGGCTGCGGCTCGATCCGGAAAAGCTTTCCGAGGAACTCGGCATCCCCGTCGTGCCCATGCAGGCGGATGCCGGAAAAGGCCTCACCGGCCTGAAACAGGCGCTGCGCCATCCCTTTCCACCGCCCTCGGAAGCCTCGTGGCTGCACGGGGCGGAGGATGCGGAAGAGCAGCGCCGCAGCTTCATCGCCGCCCTCTGTGAGCTCGCCGCCCGCAGGCCGGATTCCGCCCAGCGCACCTTTTCCGACAAGCTCGATTCCATCCTGCTCCACCCCGTCCTCGGCTGGGTCGCCTTCCTCGCGGTGATGTTCTGCGTCTTCTGGTCCATCTTCTCGTTTGCATCCATCCCCATGGACATGATCGATGGGTTGAAAGGCTCGCTGGCCGCCTGGGTGGAATCGCTCATGCCGGAGGGCGATTTCCGCTCGCTCCTCGTCGATGGGGTCATCGAGGGTGTCGGCGGGGTGCTCATCTTCCTGCCGCAGATCCTGCTGCTCTTCCTCTTCATCGGCCTCCTGGAAAGCTCCGGCTACATGGCTCGCGCCGCCTTCCTGATGGACGGCGTGATGGCCAAGGCCGGGCTGAGCGGGAAAGCCTTCCTGCCGCTCTTCAGCTCCTATGCATGCGCCATCCCAGGCGTGATGGCCACCCGCACCATCGGCTCCGCGAAGGAACGCCTGGTCACCATCTTCGTCGCCCCGTGGATGAGCTGTTCCGCCCGGCTCCCCGTCTATTTCCTCATCGTCCCGCTCCTGCTGCACGAGGATGAGGGCACATGGAAACAGGCGCTAATCCTCTTCGGCGTCTATGCGCTGGGAACCATTACTGCGTTCATCGTAGCACGCATCCTGCGCGGCAAGCTGGGGCCGGAAGCCACCGCCTCCCACTTCATGCTGGAGCTGCCCGCCTACCGCAAGCCGCAGTGGCCCTACATCCTCCGCCATGTCCTCGACCGCGGCTGGGCCTTCGTCCGCAAGGCGGGCACGCTGATCCTCGGCCTCTCCATCCTGCTCTGGGCGCTCCAGACCTATCCGAAAAGCGAATCCGAAGACCCCGCCGAAGCCCTCGCCCACTCCGCCATGGGCCGCATCGGCGAGGTGATCGAGCCAGCCGTCGAGCCACTCGGCTTCGATGGTCGCACCGGCACGGCGATCCTGACCTCCTTCGCCGCCCGCGAGGTCTTCGTCTCCTCGCTGGCCATCATATTCAGCGTCGAGGAAGCGGAGGAGGACGAGGAGACCCGCACCCGCATCCGCGAGCGCATCGCCCAGGCCACCTGGCCTGACGGCAGGCCGCTGTTCACCCCGCTGAGCATCGTCTCGCTGCTGGTGTTTTTCATCTACGCCCTCCAATGCCTGCCCACCACCGCCGTGGTGGCCCGGGAGACCAACTCCTGGAAATGGGCCGCAGGCCAGTTCGTGTTCATGTCGGGCTTCGCCTACGTCGCCTCGCTTCTGGTCTTCCAGCTCGGGCGCCTCGCCGGGTTCTGA
- a CDS encoding OsmC family protein produces MVTINLSYQGGLRCSATHAPSGNTIQTDAPLDNNGKGEAFSPTDLVATALGACMATVMGIVAERKGIPLDGMEIEVRKHMSEDAPRRIARLEVDILMPLPQTHPERKLLESAARGCPVHHSLHPDIEMAFNWIWA; encoded by the coding sequence ATGGTCACAATCAACCTCAGCTACCAGGGCGGCCTCCGCTGCTCCGCCACCCACGCCCCTTCCGGAAACACGATCCAGACCGACGCCCCGCTGGACAACAACGGCAAGGGCGAGGCCTTTTCCCCCACCGATCTCGTCGCCACCGCACTCGGCGCATGCATGGCCACCGTCATGGGCATCGTCGCGGAACGGAAGGGCATCCCCCTGGATGGAATGGAGATCGAGGTGCGCAAGCACATGTCGGAGGACGCGCCGCGCCGCATCGCCAGGCTCGAGGTGGACATACTCATGCCGCTCCCGCAAACCCACCCCGAGCGCAAGCTCCTCGAAAGCGCCGCCCGCGGCTGCCCCGTCCACCACTCCCTCCACCCTGACATCGAGATGGCATTCAACTGGATCTGGGCGTGA
- a CDS encoding SUMF1/EgtB/PvdO family nonheme iron enzyme, giving the protein MAAPHRTHPSIPDHDVLRKIGGGAYGEVWMARGVTGAMRAVKVVYREDFDDERTFEREFEGILKFEPISRDHPGLVNILHVGRSPDGTSFYYYVMELGDDVRTGQEINPIEYEARTLRGDGSAAVRLDTALCIDVGVRLAEALGHLHERNLAHRDVKPSNVIFVNGKAKLADIGLVAARDQRTFVGTEGFVPPEGPGSAQADVYSLGKVLYEIATGKDRLDFPELPDEPPTGLERRRWLELNRIVCDICEPRISKRRITTAAGLASALHNLQRGKRRRRGFSIWATTAVLTGFAAWASWIALKDSSLMPWNKPAPPAAEVAEGLIRVVTSPEGAEVFDSDETLVGITPTSTIRAKVGSELSYVIRKKGYRTLAITATVTEESVREPMLVYGELQNFSPPVPGEKWEDHLGVTYLPDGEGHISSGYVGERIWKDFLTSSKRPANVAEYINVTENGKPHKIVLTSGPEIIAFCDWVRAGGIREGFLTTDHEVTSLIDRSFSDPAMGERAIREQLRPFRTVVREYSYGSVQLTTDPPGAEVYMNGIAAGATEHTLLIPKVKPGTVELLIVLEGYKPLTLRAEVTAGQNLPLSAKLDKNSGAVFGKPWQNGIGMRFEPMGPDLLVSTWETRARDYSVFVRRGGAEAPRQPDFDQQPDHPVIYVSRAEAAAFCDWLTERERAEERIAQSHRYRLPTDAEWSRMAGLEFEVGEGPGQRDANKPKLYAWGTKWPPPEAFANYADSSAAELPGVSVERVIPGYGDGHPRTAPVGSFPPNELGLHDISGNVHEWVSDDISTTETSSLGVVRGGGWNTYVRENLLVGWRNPVPSSVHSSYYGFRIVLSKIEPAVNPLDVPEAPKD; this is encoded by the coding sequence ATGGCCGCGCCGCACAGGACACATCCCAGCATCCCGGACCACGATGTCCTCCGCAAGATCGGCGGCGGGGCATACGGCGAGGTATGGATGGCGCGGGGCGTCACCGGCGCGATGCGCGCCGTCAAGGTCGTCTACCGCGAGGACTTCGATGACGAGCGCACCTTCGAGCGCGAGTTCGAGGGCATCCTGAAATTCGAGCCGATTTCGCGCGACCACCCCGGCCTGGTCAACATCCTCCACGTCGGACGCAGCCCGGACGGCACCTCTTTCTACTACTACGTCATGGAGCTGGGCGACGATGTCCGCACCGGCCAGGAAATCAACCCCATCGAGTACGAGGCGCGCACCCTGCGCGGCGACGGCAGCGCGGCGGTGCGGCTCGACACCGCACTGTGCATCGATGTCGGCGTACGCCTCGCGGAAGCGCTGGGCCACCTCCATGAGCGCAACCTCGCCCACCGAGACGTGAAGCCCTCCAACGTGATTTTCGTCAACGGCAAGGCGAAGCTCGCCGACATCGGGCTGGTCGCCGCGCGCGACCAGCGCACCTTCGTCGGCACCGAGGGCTTCGTGCCGCCGGAGGGGCCGGGCTCCGCGCAGGCGGATGTCTATTCGCTCGGAAAAGTGCTCTACGAGATCGCCACCGGAAAAGACCGCCTGGATTTTCCGGAGCTGCCCGACGAGCCGCCCACCGGCCTGGAGCGCAGGCGCTGGCTCGAACTCAACAGGATCGTCTGCGACATCTGCGAGCCGCGCATCAGCAAGCGCAGGATCACCACCGCTGCGGGGCTTGCCAGCGCCCTCCACAACCTCCAGCGCGGCAAGCGCCGCCGCCGCGGATTCTCCATCTGGGCCACGACCGCCGTGCTCACCGGCTTCGCCGCATGGGCTTCCTGGATCGCGCTCAAGGACAGCTCGCTGATGCCGTGGAACAAGCCGGCACCGCCCGCCGCGGAGGTGGCGGAAGGCCTGATCCGCGTGGTCACCTCCCCGGAAGGCGCGGAGGTCTTCGACTCGGATGAGACGCTCGTCGGCATCACTCCCACCTCCACGATACGCGCCAAGGTCGGCAGCGAGCTCTCCTATGTGATCCGCAAGAAAGGCTACCGAACGCTCGCCATCACCGCCACGGTGACCGAGGAATCGGTGCGCGAACCCATGCTGGTTTACGGCGAGCTCCAGAATTTTTCCCCACCCGTGCCAGGCGAGAAATGGGAAGATCACCTCGGCGTGACCTACCTTCCCGACGGCGAGGGGCACATCAGCTCCGGCTATGTCGGCGAGAGGATCTGGAAGGATTTCCTGACATCCTCCAAGCGCCCCGCCAACGTGGCCGAATATATCAACGTCACCGAAAACGGGAAACCCCACAAGATCGTCCTGACCTCGGGGCCGGAAATCATCGCTTTCTGCGATTGGGTGCGCGCCGGCGGCATACGCGAAGGCTTCCTGACCACGGATCACGAGGTGACCTCGCTCATCGACCGCTCCTTCTCGGATCCCGCCATGGGCGAAAGGGCCATCCGCGAGCAGCTGCGCCCCTTCCGGACCGTCGTGCGCGAATACAGCTATGGCAGCGTCCAGCTCACCACCGACCCTCCCGGCGCGGAGGTGTACATGAACGGGATCGCGGCCGGGGCGACGGAGCACACCCTCCTCATCCCCAAGGTGAAACCGGGCACCGTGGAGCTGCTCATCGTCCTGGAAGGCTACAAGCCCCTCACCCTCCGCGCCGAGGTCACAGCCGGCCAGAACCTGCCGCTTTCCGCAAAACTCGATAAAAACTCCGGCGCCGTTTTCGGCAAGCCCTGGCAGAATGGCATCGGCATGCGCTTCGAGCCGATGGGGCCCGACCTTCTTGTTTCCACATGGGAAACCCGGGCCAGGGACTACTCGGTCTTTGTCAGGAGAGGGGGTGCGGAAGCGCCCCGGCAGCCGGATTTCGACCAGCAGCCGGATCACCCCGTGATCTATGTTTCCCGCGCGGAAGCCGCCGCGTTCTGCGACTGGCTCACGGAGCGGGAGCGCGCCGAGGAACGAATCGCCCAATCCCACCGCTACCGCCTGCCCACCGATGCCGAGTGGAGCCGCATGGCCGGCCTCGAATTCGAGGTCGGCGAGGGCCCGGGCCAGCGCGATGCGAACAAGCCCAAGCTCTATGCGTGGGGGACGAAATGGCCGCCGCCCGAGGCCTTTGCCAACTACGCGGACTCTTCGGCGGCGGAGCTTCCCGGTGTAAGCGTGGAGCGAGTCATCCCCGGCTACGGCGACGGCCACCCCCGCACGGCGCCGGTGGGCTCTTTCCCACCCAATGAGCTCGGGCTTCACGACATCAGCGGAAACGTCCACGAGTGGGTCTCGGATGACATCTCCACCACCGAGACGAGTTCGCTCGGCGTCGTCCGCGGCGGGGGCTGGAACACCTACGTCCGCGAGAACCTCCTCGTCGGCTGGCGCAACCCGGTGCCATCCTCCGTCCACAGTTCGTACTATGGCTTCCGCATCGTCCTCTCGAAAATCGAGCCGGCGGTCAATCCCCTCGATGTGCCGGAAGCCCCCAAAGACTAG
- a CDS encoding sigma-70 family RNA polymerase sigma factor produces the protein MAADKEEKPNKEDEAITQAYAKTRKSLIARLDNWEDQKTWDEFYQTYWRLIYSVAIKAGLRPEEAFDCVQETILSIAKQSKKKLYDPEQGSFKTWLMNMTRWRINDQFRKRKKDTAMVTGEWADDRKTAVIDRIEDPNGDVLERLWEVEWKKGIADAALARVKAQVSPKQYQIFDFYVVRQMDADEVQKKLNVSMAQVYLAKHRVGAVLKKELAKLEDETE, from the coding sequence ATGGCCGCTGACAAAGAGGAAAAACCCAACAAGGAGGACGAGGCGATCACCCAGGCATACGCCAAGACCCGCAAGAGCCTGATCGCCCGCCTCGACAACTGGGAGGACCAGAAAACCTGGGACGAATTCTACCAGACCTACTGGAGGCTCATCTATTCCGTCGCGATCAAGGCCGGCTTGCGCCCCGAGGAAGCCTTCGACTGTGTGCAGGAGACGATCCTTTCCATCGCCAAGCAGAGCAAGAAGAAGCTCTACGATCCCGAGCAAGGCTCCTTCAAGACCTGGCTGATGAATATGACCCGCTGGCGCATCAACGACCAGTTCCGCAAGCGCAAGAAGGACACCGCGATGGTGACTGGGGAATGGGCGGACGACCGCAAGACCGCCGTGATCGACCGCATCGAGGATCCCAACGGGGATGTGCTGGAGAGGCTCTGGGAAGTGGAGTGGAAAAAGGGCATCGCCGATGCCGCCCTCGCCCGGGTCAAGGCCCAGGTCTCGCCGAAGCAATACCAGATCTTCGATTTCTACGTCGTCCGCCAGATGGATGCGGACGAGGTGCAGAAAAAGCTCAACGTCAGCATGGCGCAGGTCTATCTCGCCAAGCACCGCGTCGGCGCCGTGCTGAAAAAGGAACTTGCGAAACTGGAAGATGAGACTGAGTGA
- the dnaN gene encoding DNA polymerase III subunit beta, which translates to MKFKISKDVFLEGLQKVQHVVSSRTTLPILSNVLLVAKDGRLVFTTTDLDVGITGSVEASIDKEGATTLPAKRLVSIVKELPSSEVEVSVDAKNYATIKSGPSTFKIIGLSDSEFPPLPDFAGAKTFRIPQADLKSGLKKTAFAISTDETRYVLNGIFASFREGKLALVATDGRRLAMADMDLEFPASHETDVIIPSKAVAEIQRLLGDSGEVEVKLSDSQISFTVGDTFLASKLIEGNYPNYRQVIPGDSNERVIISREHLLETTRRVSLLSSDKSNSVKLIFTENQIEVTANSPDVGEAQETLEVGYTGPDMQIAFNPEFLQAPLRALDTDNVYLDLIDEMSPGVLRIDGSFLYVLMPMRVTN; encoded by the coding sequence ATGAAGTTCAAGATCTCAAAAGACGTTTTCCTAGAAGGTTTGCAGAAAGTGCAGCACGTCGTCAGCTCCCGCACCACCCTTCCCATCCTATCGAACGTCCTGCTTGTCGCAAAGGACGGGCGGCTGGTTTTCACCACAACCGACCTTGATGTCGGCATCACCGGCTCGGTAGAGGCATCCATCGACAAGGAAGGCGCGACCACGCTTCCCGCCAAGCGCCTCGTGAGCATCGTCAAGGAACTCCCTTCCAGCGAGGTCGAGGTAAGCGTCGATGCGAAAAACTACGCCACGATCAAGAGCGGCCCGTCCACTTTCAAGATCATCGGGCTGAGCGATTCCGAGTTCCCGCCGCTCCCTGACTTTGCCGGTGCGAAGACCTTCAGGATCCCGCAGGCGGATCTGAAAAGCGGCCTGAAGAAGACCGCGTTCGCGATCTCCACGGATGAGACGCGCTACGTGCTCAACGGCATCTTCGCTTCCTTCCGCGAGGGCAAGCTCGCCCTCGTCGCCACGGACGGCCGCCGTCTCGCCATGGCGGACATGGATCTCGAGTTCCCCGCCTCCCACGAGACGGATGTGATCATACCTTCCAAGGCGGTGGCGGAAATCCAGCGCCTGCTCGGGGATTCCGGCGAGGTGGAGGTGAAGCTCAGCGACAGCCAGATCTCCTTCACCGTGGGAGATACCTTCCTCGCCTCCAAGCTCATCGAGGGCAACTACCCGAACTACCGTCAGGTCATCCCGGGCGACAGCAACGAGCGCGTCATCATCTCCCGCGAGCATCTGCTTGAAACCACCCGCCGCGTCTCCCTGCTCTCCTCCGACAAGTCGAACTCGGTGAAACTCATCTTCACGGAAAACCAGATCGAGGTCACCGCGAACTCCCCGGATGTCGGAGAGGCGCAGGAAACCCTTGAGGTCGGTTACACCGGCCCGGACATGCAGATCGCGTTCAACCCGGAGTTCCTCCAGGCGCCGCTGCGCGCGCTGGACACCGACAACGTCTACCTCGACCTCATCGACGAGATGAGCCCCGGGGTGCTCCGCATCGACGGCTCCTTCCTCTACGTGCTCATGCCAATGCGCGTGACCAACTGA
- a CDS encoding ferrous iron transport protein A, protein MSPTAQLAAEKPLTLNQVGLNCDVRISRLTGPACERLRDLGFCEQMQLRKISNGRNLLCSVCGAKMAISRELAEQVLVSPVR, encoded by the coding sequence ATGTCACCCACGGCTCAACTTGCAGCGGAAAAGCCACTTACCTTGAACCAGGTGGGATTGAACTGCGATGTCCGCATCAGCCGCCTGACCGGCCCTGCCTGCGAGAGGCTGCGGGATCTGGGCTTCTGCGAGCAGATGCAGCTGCGGAAGATCTCCAACGGCCGAAACCTTCTCTGCTCGGTCTGCGGTGCGAAAATGGCGATCAGCCGTGAGCTGGCGGAGCAGGTTCTCGTTTCACCCGTGCGCTGA
- a CDS encoding YebC/PmpR family DNA-binding transcriptional regulator, with the protein MGRAFECRRRAKESRWATMSKVFPKLSRSITLAAKAGGPDPESNASLRVAIQNAKAANLSKENIENAIKRASGHDAADITEVAYEAKGPHGALFYIECATDNTNRSVGNLKVILGKNGGEIVPSGALNFMFNRKTVIEFPVPEGKDLEELEFELIDAGLEEMSVDEGIVSLIGDYTSFNSLNAAVEAMGIATTKSGLQRLPTQPIELTEAQMEDVEALLDKIEDDDDVQDVYTNLG; encoded by the coding sequence ATGGGCAGGGCGTTCGAGTGCAGGAGACGGGCCAAGGAGTCGCGCTGGGCGACGATGTCCAAGGTTTTCCCGAAGCTATCCAGATCCATCACCCTAGCCGCCAAGGCCGGCGGGCCGGATCCGGAATCCAACGCCTCGCTTCGTGTCGCGATCCAAAACGCGAAGGCGGCGAACCTCTCCAAGGAAAACATCGAGAACGCAATCAAGCGGGCATCCGGCCACGATGCCGCGGACATCACCGAGGTCGCCTACGAGGCGAAGGGGCCGCACGGCGCGCTGTTCTACATCGAGTGCGCCACGGACAACACGAACCGATCCGTAGGCAACCTCAAGGTCATCCTCGGGAAAAACGGCGGCGAGATCGTGCCGAGCGGTGCGCTGAACTTCATGTTCAACCGCAAGACCGTCATTGAGTTCCCGGTTCCGGAAGGCAAGGATCTCGAGGAGCTCGAGTTCGAGCTGATCGACGCAGGTCTTGAGGAAATGTCGGTGGACGAAGGGATCGTTTCATTGATCGGCGACTACACCTCCTTCAACAGCCTGAACGCCGCTGTCGAGGCGATGGGAATCGCCACCACGAAATCCGGACTGCAGCGCCTGCCCACCCAACCCATCGAGCTGACCGAAGCGCAGATGGAGGATGTGGAGGCCCTGCTCGACAAGATCGAGGACGATGATGACGTTCAGGACGTCTACACGAACCTCGGCTGA
- a CDS encoding AI-2E family transporter: MKYPTRFQQKTLWGAATGLSMLVLGSLLVGLVWLIGQIFGFLQPVLVPLVVAGIIAYLLDPVVRILEKRGLSRLWSVVTVFIGILIAVTLLVAAVLPAIQGGRSLFRDIFSKPVISDVVASGDTAPTAPEAVESEGEGKPEADTETAKDLAPALARSLDNLRKKYRDGPIGWALTEVEPSGEPIAWANGAPAPESLEFFWRTRLGKALVTYKAEILAWLSVGSTKILGFLGLVLGMIMVPVYLFFFLKDSASIREHWHRYVPLKASRFKTELVETLQEINGYLVSFFRGQVLVGIIDGILVGLALFFFDLPYALLIGVFMAILGIIPYIGNILCLIPACIIAYLHAETGSAPFGLQPWPYVGFVVLIFAGVQQINSLITAPKIVGDSVGLHPLTVIFSMLFWSLILGGFVGALLAVPLSAAVKVIFRRYFWDKALMDAETRPYGA, translated from the coding sequence ATGAAGTATCCGACGAGATTCCAGCAGAAAACCCTGTGGGGTGCGGCAACCGGCCTTTCCATGCTGGTGCTGGGTTCCTTGCTTGTGGGGCTGGTGTGGCTCATCGGGCAGATCTTCGGCTTCCTCCAGCCGGTGCTGGTGCCGCTGGTGGTCGCTGGCATTATCGCCTACCTGCTGGATCCGGTGGTGCGCATCCTGGAAAAGCGCGGCCTGAGCCGGCTTTGGTCGGTGGTGACGGTCTTCATCGGCATACTCATTGCCGTGACATTGCTCGTCGCCGCCGTGCTGCCTGCCATCCAGGGCGGAAGATCGCTTTTCCGGGATATATTTTCCAAGCCCGTCATCAGCGATGTGGTCGCATCCGGGGACACCGCGCCGACGGCACCGGAGGCCGTGGAGAGCGAGGGGGAGGGGAAACCGGAAGCCGACACGGAAACAGCCAAGGATCTGGCTCCCGCACTCGCCCGCTCGCTGGACAATCTGCGCAAGAAATACCGGGACGGCCCGATCGGCTGGGCGCTGACCGAGGTGGAGCCTTCGGGTGAGCCGATCGCATGGGCGAACGGTGCGCCCGCGCCCGAGTCCCTGGAGTTTTTCTGGCGCACGCGGCTGGGGAAAGCATTGGTGACATACAAGGCGGAGATCCTCGCCTGGCTTTCCGTGGGGTCCACGAAGATCCTCGGCTTCCTGGGGCTGGTGCTGGGGATGATCATGGTGCCGGTCTACCTGTTCTTTTTCCTCAAGGACTCCGCCTCGATCCGCGAGCACTGGCACAGGTACGTGCCGCTCAAGGCATCCCGCTTCAAGACCGAGCTGGTCGAGACCCTCCAGGAAATCAACGGCTACCTCGTCTCCTTCTTCCGCGGGCAGGTGCTTGTCGGCATCATCGACGGGATCCTCGTCGGCCTCGCCCTGTTTTTCTTCGACCTGCCCTACGCCCTGCTCATCGGGGTTTTCATGGCGATCCTCGGCATCATCCCCTACATCGGCAACATCCTCTGCCTCATCCCGGCCTGCATCATCGCCTATCTCCATGCGGAGACGGGCAGCGCACCCTTCGGGCTGCAGCCATGGCCCTACGTCGGCTTCGTGGTGCTGATCTTCGCCGGCGTGCAGCAGATCAACTCCCTGATCACCGCACCGAAGATCGTGGGCGACTCGGTCGGGCTGCATCCGCTGACCGTGATCTTCTCGATGCTGTTCTGGTCGCTGATCCTCGGCGGCTTCGTCGGCGCACTGCTTGCGGTCCCGCTTTCCGCTGCGGTGAAAGTCATTTTCCGCAGGTATTTCTGGGACAAGGCGCTGATGGATGCGGAGACCCGCCCATACGGTGCGTGA